One Scyliorhinus canicula chromosome 14, sScyCan1.1, whole genome shotgun sequence genomic region harbors:
- the LOC119977539 gene encoding mid1-interacting protein 1-B-like, translated as MQSLIAQQQTNFLVTTMSKYSSAVKNMEQTVMLPSLLQDIPLEVQDEAQDATASSQNLYECYILLKSIKDTVESGLLPFEDFKRKINSALDLENEDEANLEKLFYVHVRGLCTVLNTLTKKANTLTSRYEDMIGFSF; from the coding sequence ATGCAGTCCCTCATTGCTCAGCAACAAACTAACTTCCTTGTCACCACCATGAGCAAGTATTCTTCAGCGGTGAAGAATATGGAGCAGACAGTCATGCTTCCCAGCCTCCTTCAAGACATCCCTTTGGAGGTCCAAGATGAAGCGCAAGATGCCACGGCCAGTTCGCAGAACTTGTATGAATGCTACATCCTGCTGAAATCCATCAAGGACACTGTAGAGAGCGGGCTGCTGCCCTTTGAAGACTTCAAACGGAAAATCAACAGTGCTCTCGACCTGGAGAATGAAGACGAGGCAAATTTAGAGAAACTTTTCTACGTTCACGTGAGGGGGCTCTGCACTGTGTTGAACACACTGACCAAAAAAGCCAACACGCTGACCAGTAGGTACGAGGACATGATAGGATTCTCTTTCTAA